Proteins encoded together in one Lachnospiraceae bacterium JLR.KK008 window:
- a CDS encoding FtsQ-type POTRA domain-containing protein codes for MKRRTVVLLCICGALLILGVAASALLRYYKVTTVYVEGNVHYSNEEIMDMVMTGKLGDNSLYLALKYKNKGVDDIPFVQTMDVDILSPDTIRITVYEKALAGYIQYLDRYMYFDKDGIIVEASDKKTAGIPQVTGLHFGYVVMHEKLPVDNPDIFADILDITQLLNKYEIQADKIQFSKSMHKTLYFGEARVSLGSNENIGEKIMKLQAILPELAGKKGLLRMDNYSEEMRNITFELDTQ; via the coding sequence ATGAAGAGAAGAACAGTGGTGCTCTTATGTATATGCGGGGCGCTTTTGATACTGGGGGTGGCAGCGTCCGCGCTGCTGCGGTATTATAAAGTGACGACCGTATATGTGGAAGGGAATGTACATTATAGTAATGAAGAGATCATGGATATGGTCATGACCGGAAAGCTGGGAGACAACTCGCTGTACCTTGCACTGAAATATAAGAACAAGGGGGTGGACGACATCCCCTTTGTACAGACGATGGATGTGGACATCCTCTCTCCGGATACGATCAGAATCACCGTATATGAGAAGGCGCTGGCGGGATATATTCAATATCTTGACCGGTATATGTATTTTGACAAGGACGGAATTATTGTGGAGGCGTCTGACAAAAAAACTGCCGGTATTCCACAGGTGACGGGACTTCACTTTGGCTATGTGGTGATGCACGAAAAACTGCCGGTTGACAATCCTGATATTTTTGCCGATATTCTGGATATTACCCAGTTGCTCAACAAGTATGAGATACAGGCCGATAAGATACAGTTCAGTAAATCGATGCATAAGACCCTTTATTTTGGGGAGGCCAGGGTCAGTCTTGGCTCCAATGAAAATATTGGGGAAAAGATCATGAAACTACAGGCGATCTTACCGGAACTGGCTGGGAAGAAGGGACTTTTGCGAATGGACAACTATTCGGAGGAAATGCGCAACATTACTTTTGAGCTGGACACGCAGTAG